The stretch of DNA CAAACCATAGTCTCGTAAGACTTCTTGAATAATGAGAGCTTTAGTAATGAATACAAATGGAATTTTTCCAAGTGGTTCAATTAAGACtgctagctaaataaaaatatattactcAACCAGTGGAAAACTGGTAATGTGTAAGTTATCAACTATAATCAGAACTTTGTTAATATATCTTTGACAATCACCATAGTTTCAAACCATATTAAGCATAATCAAATTTGGTAATACCATGTCATGAACCAACCTTCCTCCAAAAAGATTAAGTTGTGCTGCTGATGGTATGTGAATGGTTTAATATCTCGTACACCTCAAAGAGGAAAAAATACGTTCACATTTAGGATCTGAGATAATCTAACTCTGACAATGTTGCACAACAGAACTGGTCTCAAGCATTGAAAAAAGAGGAGATATGTGTTAAACAATCAATAACAAATGTAACACTTCATTAAATCTTCGTGGCACGAATCAGCCAACGTACAGTTTTCACAGTATCAACTGTCTCAAATTTTTAACGTTCTACATGCAGCTAAGTTTGTCTTTCTGCACTCTCTAGCAGTAAATAATCatattgaatattaatttttaaaatttgcaacaCTTTTTGTAAATGATTCTATACTTAAAATCAGCGATATATGGAATCTACAGCAAAAACAATGTTTTTAACTAAACTAATGACTCTGCTCTAACGGCTGGATAAATCATTTGTCATTTTACCATGTATCTCCCGGATCAACAACTTAGAATTGTCAACAATAAGTTTACTTTTATAAACTATATCACGACATAATTCATGTCTAGGGGCTGGTGATAGtgattttaattgaaaaaaggGATCAGTTATAACACCACTACTATACAACTCTCTTGCTGGCTGAACATGCTTCCACCAGAATTCAGAAAGTGCAATTTTCATTACATCCCAATACTCTTCATCACGGTGTAACCTAAATAGACTACTACCATTAACTGTCCAGACATAAAAATCCATCCAATCCATTCCTAGAATCTCCATTAAACCCTGAGCTTGAGGAATATAGTGAACTGGAATTCGAGACCAAGGGAAAGCTTTACTCATGTCTCCACCGAAATACGGACACTTTACCTCCAGCACACCACGAGAAGGCAATTCATATACCATCCTGTCAAATATACCATCAGGTGAAGCAGCTAGCCAGCTATCTTCTGGTTTTGCGGTGTAGACCTGAAATTCAGGAAACAACACAGCATTTCCGGTTATCAGTTTGTATCTTGCAAGTGCTTCCTCCTCTTTGATATTGTTCCAACATGTGGCAAGGTTTCCAGAAAATGGTTCTATGGCACCAATCTTTTCTAACCATAGCTGAGATCTTTGCCGACGCCAAAATCCAATGGCAGCAGCAAAAGTACTAGctgtcaacttttgtttcctAAGTGTCTGCCAGTTTTTAAACCAGTGCTGGAGGCTGGGAGCTTCAAGGACAGAGTGTTTTTCCTCAGATGTGAATTTCAACATGCCACCACCATTACCAAATT from Trifolium pratense cultivar HEN17-A07 linkage group LG5, ARS_RC_1.1, whole genome shotgun sequence encodes:
- the LOC123885543 gene encoding uncharacterized protein LOC123885543 gives rise to the protein MVTMIGFHKGLTSTNVRRSTLHFHRLQFYHHCGKIDSSLYVAWVQHFKHISSCYKGALVTYMVNKRVLSRNSSSHVLDSKKFGNGGGMLKFTSEEKHSVLEAPSLQHWFKNWQTLRKQKLTASTFAAAIGFWRRQRSQLWLEKIGAIEPFSGNLATCWNNIKEEEALARYKLITGNAVLFPEFQVYTAKPEDSWLAASPDGIFDRMVYELPSRGVLEVKCPYFGGDMSKAFPWSRIPVHYIPQAQGLMEILGMDWMDFYVWTVNGSSLFRLHRDEEYWDVMKIALSEFWWKHVQPARELYSSGVITDPFFQLKSLSPAPRHELCRDIVYKSKLIVDNSKLLIREIHGKMTNDLSSR